The proteins below are encoded in one region of Planctopirus limnophila DSM 3776:
- a CDS encoding DcaP family trimeric outer membrane transporter, producing the protein MAWFKRYPSAIRWSVNQSFVRKLFLLVAIITGTEFCGGITKAQEAPVLSSIQPPFAQEPNQNSIPEEPIPLLSSPVTPAASSQIQPAQYLVDPATDYQSASFDPFDPLIDSDIGQNYSMMAYQSLASHYDDLATGPKQYADYAPEGFYPLDYQEAPGASLYTRLSPAPAISPDDFDRLVIRGPVPGSFMVPGTPTSIRLSGFVRMGANYDFQPVGTPDLFVTRTIPVPQTPGQNVNYSARPTRISLDTWTPTTHNDWVVHTFVQFDFLSGNPPAVGSSSNPRLRFAFVDYGYFRIGQDTTVFMDASVFPRTADFQGPNGIVNSRQGLGRITLPVSENVFVAAALEQPFSDITTNGLGTNVQDVPDFTTHLRYQRDLWHLQSAAIVRSIGYRPTGEEVDRRAGWGVNLTGSLLPWAILKGENPLRDTDPQPITRSRVLLQFAVGSGIGRYIQDTSGIGLDGAVTANGGFETLGIRSMTASYEHWWAERWMTNLTYSNVQVDSSNAMPGSSFAGSDYVATSLWYVPVRNASIGIEYLWGRRENQNGESGTANRIQTVFQYNF; encoded by the coding sequence ATGGCCTGGTTCAAACGATACCCTTCAGCGATTCGATGGTCCGTGAATCAATCGTTCGTGAGAAAACTGTTTCTCCTCGTCGCGATCATTACCGGCACCGAATTCTGTGGCGGCATCACAAAAGCACAGGAGGCTCCTGTTCTCAGTTCGATCCAGCCACCTTTTGCGCAAGAACCTAACCAAAATTCAATACCTGAAGAACCGATACCACTTCTGTCATCACCAGTTACTCCCGCTGCATCTTCCCAGATTCAGCCGGCTCAATATCTGGTTGATCCTGCGACGGACTATCAGTCGGCCTCATTTGATCCGTTTGACCCATTGATTGATTCTGACATCGGGCAGAATTATTCGATGATGGCGTATCAGTCGCTGGCCAGTCATTACGACGATTTGGCGACTGGCCCCAAGCAATATGCCGACTACGCACCAGAGGGTTTCTATCCGCTGGATTATCAGGAGGCCCCCGGAGCATCCTTGTACACCCGGTTATCGCCTGCTCCGGCAATCTCTCCGGATGATTTTGATCGGCTTGTCATTCGCGGGCCTGTCCCTGGTTCGTTCATGGTGCCGGGAACACCGACATCCATCCGTTTGAGCGGATTCGTACGCATGGGGGCCAACTACGACTTTCAGCCCGTTGGTACGCCAGATCTGTTTGTGACGAGAACAATTCCTGTCCCGCAGACTCCCGGGCAGAATGTGAACTACAGCGCCCGACCCACTCGCATCAGCCTCGACACGTGGACGCCGACCACTCACAACGACTGGGTGGTTCACACGTTTGTGCAGTTCGATTTTCTCAGCGGGAATCCGCCGGCTGTGGGGTCTTCCAGCAACCCCCGCCTACGGTTTGCGTTTGTCGATTACGGATATTTTCGAATCGGACAGGATACAACAGTCTTTATGGATGCCAGTGTTTTCCCGCGTACGGCCGATTTTCAAGGTCCGAACGGGATCGTCAATTCCCGCCAGGGGCTGGGGCGAATCACACTCCCGGTCTCAGAAAACGTTTTCGTCGCAGCAGCACTCGAGCAACCATTTTCCGATATCACGACGAATGGCCTGGGCACCAATGTTCAAGATGTCCCGGATTTCACGACACATTTGCGATATCAACGCGATCTCTGGCATTTGCAGTCGGCTGCCATCGTGAGATCCATTGGATATCGACCGACGGGAGAAGAGGTTGATCGCCGTGCTGGCTGGGGTGTGAATCTGACTGGAAGCCTCCTTCCCTGGGCGATTCTCAAAGGCGAAAATCCACTGAGAGACACTGATCCTCAACCCATCACCAGAAGTCGAGTTTTGCTGCAGTTTGCGGTGGGTTCCGGGATTGGCCGTTACATTCAGGATACCAGCGGTATTGGTCTGGATGGTGCTGTGACAGCCAATGGTGGATTTGAAACCTTAGGAATTCGCAGCATGACGGCCTCCTACGAGCATTGGTGGGCAGAACGCTGGATGACCAACCTGACCTACTCGAATGTGCAGGTTGACAGCAGCAATGCGATGCCAGGGAGCAGCTTCGCAGGCTCGGACTATGTCGCGACCAGCCTGTGGTATGTTCCCGTTCGCAATGCATCCATCGGGATTGAGTACCTCTGGGGCCGTCGAGAAAATCAGAATGGTGAATCGGGAACTGCCAATCGCATTCAGACGGTCTTCCAATACAACTTTTAG
- a CDS encoding aspartate kinase translates to MSIVVQKFGGTSVADAQRIMAAARRIVATKRQGHQVVAVVSARGEKTDELVDLAKSISAHPRPREMDMLLSTGEQESVALVAMAVHELGEDAVSLTGAQIGILTDSTFTKARIRKITTDRIRAALEAGKIVIAAGFQGVDEDSNITTLGRGGSDTTATALAAVLEADVCEIYTDVEGIFTTDPRAVKQARKMDRISYDEMLELTSLGGGKMHSRSIEFAKKYRVPLLVRPSFSDGEGTLIAPQLDAEAPVVSGIALVKKEAIVHLRNIPDRPGVLAIVFHCMASRRIPIDMVIQDIAEGGVANVSFTVPQDDLADTLTAANEAAERLGAGDVGSSTNLAKLSVVGAGMRTHTGVAAHLFQSLAEANVSIRMITTSEIKISVLVNRDQSQEALEAVHSGFSLHLDQSPQPRIGFKQIDPERQRAGVSRDELEQDVVRRLQSMEDIVVSDVQLDTAQSRITVKNVADRPGVAAEVFKAVAEGGVMVDMIVQNVGQEQRADLSFTVPRPDLERCLLLMRELLEPWPETSLHFDKDIALLAVIGIGLRSHTGVGEKMFTALAESGINIQMVNTSETRISVVVGTAEAEKAFATLNRVFHKQGR, encoded by the coding sequence GTGTCGATTGTTGTTCAGAAGTTTGGTGGTACCAGCGTCGCCGATGCTCAACGAATTATGGCAGCAGCCCGTCGCATCGTGGCCACGAAACGGCAGGGCCATCAAGTCGTCGCTGTTGTCAGTGCCCGCGGCGAAAAAACCGATGAACTTGTGGATCTCGCCAAAAGCATTTCGGCCCATCCCAGACCTCGTGAGATGGATATGCTCCTCTCGACTGGCGAACAGGAATCAGTCGCACTGGTGGCCATGGCAGTGCATGAACTGGGTGAAGATGCCGTCAGTCTGACCGGTGCCCAGATTGGCATTCTCACGGACAGTACCTTTACCAAGGCCCGCATTCGGAAAATTACGACTGACCGGATTCGTGCTGCGCTGGAAGCTGGCAAGATTGTCATTGCAGCCGGTTTTCAAGGTGTGGATGAAGATTCCAACATCACAACTCTGGGCCGCGGTGGCAGCGATACGACAGCAACGGCTTTGGCAGCGGTTCTGGAAGCCGATGTCTGCGAAATTTATACCGACGTAGAAGGGATCTTTACCACCGACCCGAGGGCTGTCAAACAGGCCCGAAAGATGGATCGTATTTCTTACGATGAAATGCTCGAACTGACGAGTCTGGGCGGCGGGAAGATGCATTCGCGATCCATCGAATTCGCAAAGAAGTATCGAGTTCCGCTGTTGGTTCGACCATCATTTTCGGATGGTGAAGGGACGCTGATTGCCCCTCAACTTGATGCTGAAGCACCGGTCGTTTCCGGGATCGCTCTGGTGAAGAAAGAGGCGATTGTCCACCTGAGGAACATTCCAGATCGTCCGGGTGTTCTGGCGATTGTCTTCCACTGCATGGCGAGCCGACGAATACCGATTGATATGGTGATTCAGGATATCGCCGAGGGAGGCGTAGCAAATGTTTCGTTTACCGTTCCTCAGGACGATCTTGCCGATACATTGACCGCAGCGAATGAAGCTGCCGAGCGATTAGGGGCCGGTGATGTCGGCAGCAGCACGAATCTGGCCAAACTAAGTGTGGTAGGTGCCGGCATGCGGACACACACAGGTGTGGCTGCTCACCTTTTCCAGTCGCTGGCCGAAGCTAATGTCAGTATCCGCATGATTACAACCAGCGAGATCAAGATTTCCGTACTGGTAAATCGCGATCAATCCCAGGAAGCTCTGGAAGCAGTTCACTCAGGCTTTTCGTTGCATCTGGATCAGTCTCCACAGCCTCGGATTGGCTTTAAGCAGATTGATCCGGAACGTCAACGGGCGGGTGTCTCTCGCGATGAACTCGAGCAGGATGTTGTCCGCCGCCTACAAAGCATGGAAGATATTGTCGTCAGTGATGTCCAACTCGATACGGCTCAATCTCGAATCACTGTCAAGAATGTCGCGGATCGTCCAGGGGTCGCAGCCGAGGTCTTTAAGGCCGTGGCTGAAGGTGGCGTGATGGTCGATATGATCGTCCAGAATGTGGGCCAGGAACAACGAGCCGATCTTTCATTTACCGTCCCACGCCCCGATCTGGAACGTTGCCTGCTGTTGATGCGGGAACTGCTCGAACCGTGGCCGGAAACCTCGCTGCATTTCGATAAGGATATTGCTCTCCTTGCAGTCATCGGCATTGGCTTGCGGAGCCATACGGGAGTGGGCGAGAAGATGTTCACAGCTCTCGCGGAATCGGGGATTAACATCCAGATGGTCAACACCAGCGAAACGCGGATCAGTGTCGTGGTGGGCACTGCTGAAGCGGAAAAGGCGTTCGCAACGCTCAATCGTGTGTTCCATAAGCAAGGCAGGTAG
- the metW gene encoding methionine biosynthesis protein MetW, whose amino-acid sequence MKYLLADHAAALIDRIIMDQIPAGSRVLDLGCGDGRLLCRLRDEMGASIQGVERDPKAVIAAISKGVPVIQADLDQGLDEIPDHAFDYAVLSQTLQQVIQPENVVNEMLRAAQRAIVVVPNFGHWRIRLQILVNGRVPITSELPYDWYNTPNLHFLTMIDFRALTERLQLRIVRELPIVSGVAKAGLKLANLRAESALFVLERMTNEVIPITIPEPQKPANEIESDSAV is encoded by the coding sequence ATGAAATATCTCCTTGCCGATCATGCTGCCGCGCTGATTGACCGGATCATTATGGATCAAATCCCGGCTGGCAGCCGCGTGCTGGATCTGGGGTGTGGTGATGGTCGCCTGCTCTGCCGACTCAGGGATGAAATGGGTGCTTCAATCCAGGGAGTGGAGCGCGATCCCAAAGCTGTGATTGCAGCCATCTCGAAAGGCGTTCCCGTCATTCAGGCAGACCTCGATCAGGGACTGGATGAAATTCCTGACCATGCCTTTGATTATGCTGTTCTCAGTCAGACGCTTCAGCAGGTCATCCAACCTGAGAATGTCGTCAATGAAATGCTCCGTGCTGCCCAGCGGGCCATCGTCGTGGTGCCCAACTTTGGACACTGGAGAATCCGACTGCAGATTCTCGTCAATGGGCGAGTTCCGATTACCTCAGAACTCCCCTATGACTGGTACAACACACCGAACCTGCACTTTCTCACGATGATTGACTTCCGGGCATTGACGGAACGTCTTCAACTGCGAATTGTGCGGGAGCTTCCGATCGTCAGTGGAGTCGCAAAAGCAGGCCTGAAACTGGCGAATCTCAGAGCAGAAAGTGCACTCTTCGTGCTCGAACGTATGACGAATGAAGTGATCCCGATTACTATTCCAGAACCTCAAAAGCCAGCGAATGAAATCGAAAGTGATTCAGCCGTGTGA
- the metX gene encoding homoserine O-acetyltransferase MetX, whose protein sequence is MTLASAPPLPRDDRSVGIVSTNMIDLFSAESPLKLESGVELGPVRVAYETYGQLNEDASNAIYICHALTGDANVAGKHSPESKKAGWWDGMVGPGKTFDTNRFFVICSNVLGGCKGTTGPCSTNPATGKPWGSTFPFITIGDMVEVHAQLVRSLGIRKLLAVVGGSLGGMMALDWAARFPDMAHAIVGLATSARLTAQGIAFNAVGRRAIYADPNYKNGDYYEGEGPKFGLALARMIAHITYLSETSIERKFGRKLQNSDQLGYVLQQEIEFQVESYLHYQGQRFVERFDANCYLYLTRAMDYFDISQKYGSIGAALGQTAARFFLCSYSSDWLFPPSQSREIVTALLGAGKNVTYLELESVKGHDSFLLELEELESLLKPFLNSISSEVMTLASTRSGGSHR, encoded by the coding sequence ATGACACTCGCGTCTGCACCACCACTTCCGAGAGACGATCGCTCGGTTGGGATCGTCTCGACAAACATGATCGATTTATTCTCTGCCGAGTCTCCGCTGAAACTTGAAAGCGGTGTGGAACTTGGGCCCGTTCGCGTGGCTTATGAGACCTACGGGCAACTCAATGAAGATGCCTCCAACGCCATTTACATCTGCCATGCACTCACTGGTGACGCAAATGTGGCCGGTAAGCACAGCCCGGAGAGTAAAAAGGCCGGCTGGTGGGATGGGATGGTTGGGCCAGGCAAGACCTTCGATACCAACCGATTCTTTGTCATCTGCTCGAATGTTCTGGGTGGTTGTAAGGGAACAACAGGCCCCTGCTCCACCAATCCCGCGACTGGTAAGCCCTGGGGGTCCACATTCCCGTTTATCACCATTGGTGACATGGTGGAAGTTCATGCTCAACTGGTGCGGTCATTAGGCATTCGTAAACTTCTGGCCGTTGTGGGGGGAAGTCTGGGTGGCATGATGGCACTCGACTGGGCCGCTCGATTTCCAGATATGGCGCATGCGATCGTCGGCCTGGCAACATCGGCGCGACTCACCGCACAAGGGATTGCCTTCAATGCTGTTGGCCGACGTGCGATCTACGCCGACCCCAATTACAAGAATGGTGACTATTACGAAGGTGAAGGCCCGAAATTTGGCCTGGCTCTGGCACGGATGATTGCTCACATCACTTATCTTTCAGAAACATCCATTGAAAGAAAGTTCGGTCGCAAGCTCCAAAACAGTGATCAGCTTGGCTATGTGCTTCAACAAGAGATCGAATTTCAGGTCGAGAGCTACCTGCATTATCAGGGGCAAAGGTTTGTCGAGCGATTCGATGCGAACTGTTACCTGTATCTGACACGGGCGATGGACTACTTCGACATTTCTCAGAAATATGGTTCCATTGGTGCCGCACTCGGCCAGACAGCGGCTCGCTTCTTTCTCTGTTCTTACAGTAGCGATTGGCTGTTTCCTCCTTCGCAGAGTCGGGAGATTGTGACAGCACTCCTGGGAGCGGGAAAAAATGTGACTTACCTGGAGTTGGAAAGTGTTAAAGGCCACGATTCATTTCTGTTAGAGCTGGAAGAACTCGAATCACTGCTCAAGCCGTTTCTTAATTCCATTTCTTCGGAAGTGATGACTCTCGCCTCCACACGTTCCGGGGGAAGTCATCGATGA
- a CDS encoding VOC family protein: METSVIEASSLKLDDLHHIAISVTDVAQSVEWYTSHFQCRIAYQDSTWALLKFGNLSLALVIPEQHPPHIAFTSDRAGEYGSLKTHRDGTRSCYIQDPSGNSVELMDPTSL, from the coding sequence ATGGAAACTTCCGTCATCGAAGCGTCGTCCCTCAAATTGGACGATCTGCATCATATTGCCATTTCAGTGACTGATGTCGCTCAATCGGTCGAGTGGTACACCTCTCACTTTCAGTGTCGGATTGCCTATCAGGATAGTACCTGGGCCTTGCTGAAATTTGGAAATCTCAGCCTGGCTCTGGTGATTCCTGAGCAACACCCACCACACATCGCCTTCACGAGTGATCGGGCCGGAGAGTATGGCTCTTTAAAGACGCATCGAGACGGAACAAGATCCTGTTATATCCAGGATCCTTCCGGAAATTCGGTCGAATTGATGGATCCCACCAGTCTGTAA
- a CDS encoding cryptochrome/DNA photolyase family protein — protein sequence MALVPEAPSSRVRQLNSCPLKKSGRYVLYWMISARRLQWNFGLQQAVHRAQTLNLPLVILEPIGCRAKWSSVRFHHFVIEGMAEHHALCQERGIAYHPYVEPEPGHGVGLVEAYAQKAAAVITDDFPCYFLPRMVQTLGQRIDVPLECVDSNGIFPMRATDQVFTTAHAFRRFLQKNIKPYLSEFPVADSLAGPILSMEIPGQIARKWSPATPGLLNRDASALAQLPIDQTVQPAAFRGGLKAAQEAVARFFKSRLPRYADDRNNPEQEAASGLSPYLHFGHVSAHEVFSRLAAKESWKPEHLPEKASGSREGWWQMSPAAEAFLDELITWREVGYNFTSHREDYDQYESLPAWARQSLEKHAGDHRPSLYDLHQLEIAQTHDELWNAAQRQLVREGRMHNYLRMLWGKKVLEWSLTPQQAVETLIHLNNKYAVDGRNPNSYSGIFWVFGRYDRAWGPERPIFGTIRYMSSDNTARKLPVKDYLKRYAASSGK from the coding sequence ATGGCGCTTGTTCCCGAAGCTCCCTCAAGTCGTGTTCGGCAACTCAATTCCTGTCCTTTGAAAAAGAGCGGACGGTATGTGCTTTACTGGATGATTTCGGCCCGGCGGCTCCAATGGAATTTCGGGTTGCAGCAGGCCGTTCACAGGGCACAAACGTTAAATCTTCCACTGGTCATTCTGGAGCCCATTGGCTGCCGGGCGAAATGGTCGTCTGTACGGTTTCATCATTTTGTCATTGAAGGGATGGCTGAGCACCATGCTCTCTGTCAAGAGAGGGGGATCGCCTATCATCCTTATGTCGAACCCGAACCCGGGCATGGCGTTGGTCTCGTTGAAGCTTATGCTCAAAAAGCAGCAGCAGTGATTACCGATGACTTTCCCTGCTATTTCCTGCCCAGAATGGTTCAAACTTTAGGGCAGAGAATCGATGTCCCACTGGAGTGTGTCGACAGCAACGGGATATTCCCGATGCGAGCGACCGATCAGGTTTTTACTACAGCTCATGCTTTCCGGCGCTTCCTGCAAAAGAATATCAAACCTTATCTTTCCGAGTTCCCTGTGGCCGATTCCCTGGCAGGCCCGATTCTCTCGATGGAAATTCCTGGTCAGATTGCCAGAAAGTGGTCGCCAGCGACCCCTGGATTGCTCAATCGGGATGCCAGTGCTCTCGCTCAACTGCCCATCGATCAGACCGTTCAACCTGCTGCGTTTCGTGGTGGGCTCAAGGCTGCTCAGGAAGCTGTCGCACGGTTCTTCAAATCGCGTTTGCCACGATATGCCGATGATCGGAACAACCCTGAACAAGAAGCGGCCAGCGGATTATCGCCTTATCTTCACTTTGGACATGTCTCTGCCCATGAGGTCTTTTCGCGACTTGCGGCCAAGGAATCATGGAAGCCGGAGCATCTCCCGGAGAAAGCTTCAGGTAGTCGGGAAGGCTGGTGGCAGATGTCCCCTGCGGCAGAGGCTTTTCTCGACGAATTGATCACGTGGCGAGAAGTGGGCTACAACTTCACTTCGCATCGGGAAGATTATGATCAATATGAGTCATTGCCGGCCTGGGCAAGGCAATCTTTAGAAAAGCATGCGGGTGATCATCGCCCATCCCTCTATGATCTGCATCAGCTTGAGATAGCACAGACTCATGATGAACTCTGGAATGCCGCCCAGCGACAACTCGTCCGCGAGGGACGAATGCATAATTATCTGCGGATGCTCTGGGGCAAAAAAGTTCTCGAATGGTCGCTCACACCGCAGCAGGCTGTTGAGACGCTCATTCACCTGAACAATAAATATGCTGTCGACGGACGAAATCCGAATTCCTATTCGGGAATTTTCTGGGTCTTTGGTCGATACGACCGAGCCTGGGGGCCGGAACGTCCAATATTTGGTACGATCCGGTACATGAGCTCCGATAATACGGCTCGCAAACTTCCCGTAAAGGACTATCTCAAACGCTATGCCGCATCCTCGGGAAAATAG
- a CDS encoding chloride channel protein: protein MRILILSVIVGVVAGLGAALFQTLCQFVTWGTLETWAGYSAPEPTGEPRLFPPGSHTFVPWMLVLITTIGGLISGLLVFCIAPEAEGHGTDNVIAAFHHGRGLIRARVPLVKLLASAITIGTGGSGGREGPIAQIGAAFGSNMARLLRLSVRERRILMAAGMGAGIGSIFRAPLAGAMFSAEIMYRDADIESDVIVPSAIASIIGYATFSQFLPVEFQNQPLFGNQTVYVMSSLWELIPLGLMALVLSGASWFYVRTFYGTVRLTHQLPLPPHFKPAIGAGLAALIGIGLYFLFDRNILALGVLATGYGTLEVALSNASTAGIGLLCAVAFAKIITTSLTISSGGSGGVFGPSMVIGGCLGAACGLFFHHFFPGIVKQPELFAIVGMAGFFAGSARAPISTVLMVSEITGDYGLLLPTLWVSSLCFVLCRGWTLYHCQVESRSESPVHQYDWVPSQLAEKFIKDIKLTHTQVLRVDEPLTRIMHLLTTSHQSVFPVVDHHGALVGRISLDQLLPRLEDQTSWPNTFARDLSLPFAMTLTLETPLAQAISDLAKNADGVIPVIDPDAANHYLGMLTSQQIMGSIHTNHRE from the coding sequence GTGAGAATCTTAATTCTTTCCGTGATTGTGGGAGTTGTCGCTGGTTTAGGAGCGGCTCTGTTTCAGACATTATGTCAGTTTGTGACCTGGGGAACATTAGAAACGTGGGCGGGGTACTCTGCTCCTGAACCCACCGGAGAACCTCGACTGTTTCCGCCGGGAAGCCACACATTTGTCCCCTGGATGTTGGTTCTGATTACGACAATTGGAGGTCTGATCTCCGGGCTATTGGTCTTCTGCATTGCTCCGGAAGCGGAAGGGCACGGAACTGACAACGTGATTGCGGCCTTTCACCACGGGCGAGGTTTGATCCGAGCCCGGGTTCCACTGGTCAAACTGCTGGCCTCAGCCATCACGATCGGGACAGGTGGCTCCGGAGGACGAGAAGGCCCGATTGCGCAGATTGGAGCGGCATTCGGTTCGAACATGGCGCGTCTGCTACGGCTCTCCGTTCGTGAGCGACGCATCCTGATGGCTGCAGGGATGGGAGCCGGGATTGGCTCGATCTTTCGTGCTCCCCTGGCAGGAGCCATGTTCTCTGCAGAAATCATGTATCGAGATGCGGATATCGAAAGCGATGTCATTGTTCCTTCCGCCATCGCCTCGATTATTGGATATGCCACCTTTTCCCAGTTTCTGCCCGTTGAATTTCAGAATCAGCCCTTATTTGGCAACCAGACCGTCTACGTGATGTCAAGCCTGTGGGAGTTGATCCCCCTGGGATTGATGGCTCTCGTGCTGTCGGGCGCTTCATGGTTTTATGTCCGCACATTTTATGGGACAGTCCGTCTGACACATCAACTTCCACTTCCTCCACATTTTAAACCTGCGATTGGTGCAGGTTTGGCCGCTCTGATCGGTATTGGACTTTACTTTCTGTTTGATCGGAACATTCTCGCATTGGGTGTCCTGGCGACTGGCTACGGTACACTGGAAGTAGCCTTATCGAATGCCTCGACTGCAGGCATAGGCCTGTTGTGCGCCGTCGCCTTCGCCAAGATCATCACGACATCCTTAACCATCAGCAGTGGTGGTTCGGGTGGCGTTTTCGGCCCATCCATGGTGATTGGAGGTTGTCTGGGAGCTGCCTGCGGACTCTTTTTTCATCACTTTTTTCCAGGCATTGTCAAACAACCGGAACTCTTTGCGATTGTCGGGATGGCTGGCTTTTTTGCAGGTTCTGCCCGAGCCCCAATATCCACAGTGCTGATGGTCTCGGAGATTACCGGCGATTATGGCCTGCTATTGCCCACACTCTGGGTTTCTTCGCTTTGTTTCGTACTCTGCAGAGGCTGGACGCTCTACCATTGCCAGGTCGAATCGAGGAGTGAGTCACCAGTCCATCAGTACGATTGGGTTCCATCGCAACTCGCAGAAAAGTTCATCAAAGACATCAAACTTACGCATACTCAGGTTTTGCGGGTCGATGAGCCTTTAACCCGGATCATGCATCTGCTGACGACATCGCATCAGAGTGTTTTTCCCGTGGTGGATCACCATGGTGCGCTTGTGGGCAGAATTTCACTCGATCAACTTCTGCCCCGACTGGAAGATCAAACCAGTTGGCCAAACACTTTCGCCCGCGATCTATCCCTGCCTTTTGCCATGACCTTAACTCTTGAAACCCCGCTGGCGCAGGCCATCAGTGATCTGGCGAAAAATGCGGATGGAGTGATCCCCGTAATCGATCCTGACGCCGCTAACCACTATCTGGGGATGCTGACATCTCAACAGATCATGGGATCGATCCATACCAACCATCGTGAGTAA
- a CDS encoding YqgE/AlgH family protein, producing MAESLRGKLLVASKQLKDSNFYKTVVLIVEDNENGSMGLVLNRPSSILVNHALSEHFQLPESAELVHVGGPVEPAALFILHNLEELSHEGTGVIPGVWLGNSGEAFEDVLRSSDPHQPGVRFRVFCGCAGWSPGQLEGELAHGDWHVAPAIKSIVFAEDPYEIYEQMLQAVFESHRIVPHTSPNPQWN from the coding sequence ATGGCTGAATCTCTGCGAGGAAAATTGCTCGTTGCTTCGAAGCAATTGAAGGATTCTAACTTTTACAAGACTGTCGTTCTGATTGTGGAAGACAACGAGAATGGTTCGATGGGGTTGGTTCTCAACCGGCCTTCATCGATTCTGGTCAACCACGCCCTCAGTGAGCACTTCCAATTGCCGGAATCTGCCGAGCTGGTGCATGTGGGCGGGCCCGTCGAACCTGCTGCACTTTTCATACTGCACAATCTGGAAGAATTGAGTCATGAGGGCACGGGAGTGATTCCCGGGGTGTGGTTAGGAAATTCGGGAGAGGCCTTCGAAGATGTGCTCAGATCCTCAGATCCTCACCAGCCTGGGGTTCGTTTCCGTGTCTTTTGCGGATGTGCCGGATGGTCTCCGGGTCAATTAGAGGGTGAACTTGCCCATGGCGACTGGCATGTCGCACCTGCCATAAAATCGATTGTATTTGCCGAAGATCCTTATGAAATCTATGAGCAAATGCTTCAGGCCGTGTTTGAATCTCACCGGATTGTGCCCCATACATCGCCTAATCCACAGTGGAATTAA
- a CDS encoding DUF6807 domain-containing protein, whose product MHLMISNAALLARGVLAILSVMVCSAATSTAGFEWKTNAAGTETDLTLDGQPVLKYMHAYDPSTPERNAETYKVFHHVFGPGTGDLITKGPGGTFPHHRGMYVAWNKTQTDKGSYDFWHCTKGAHQKHIKFLKQEANDVEATATAEIHWEDADNKPVIREERTVTVKKLPLGDGKFGWQIDWSTVLHSERGKIRLTGDRQHAGFQFRAPQSVADANSARYIRPANFPQQPEAVQENDGPAEPKHANLDWCAMTYPVNDNKYTIAYFEDPSLPKPRRFSERPYGRFGSFFETDLLPDEPLKMTYRILVFPDNSQTSESLQKAYDQFTATLKKS is encoded by the coding sequence ATGCATTTGATGATCAGCAATGCCGCACTTCTGGCTAGAGGCGTGTTAGCCATTCTCTCGGTGATGGTCTGTTCGGCTGCCACGAGTACAGCCGGTTTTGAGTGGAAGACCAATGCCGCGGGAACCGAAACGGATCTCACTCTGGATGGTCAACCCGTGCTGAAATATATGCACGCCTATGACCCCTCGACACCCGAGCGTAATGCCGAAACCTATAAAGTCTTTCATCATGTGTTCGGCCCCGGAACAGGAGATCTGATTACCAAAGGCCCGGGAGGCACGTTTCCCCATCATCGCGGCATGTATGTCGCCTGGAATAAGACACAAACCGACAAAGGCTCCTACGATTTCTGGCACTGTACGAAAGGTGCCCATCAGAAACATATCAAATTTCTCAAGCAGGAGGCCAATGATGTCGAAGCCACTGCCACCGCTGAGATTCACTGGGAAGATGCCGACAACAAGCCTGTGATCCGCGAAGAACGAACTGTCACAGTAAAGAAGTTGCCACTCGGAGATGGTAAGTTTGGCTGGCAGATCGACTGGTCGACAGTGCTGCATTCCGAGCGTGGGAAGATTCGCCTGACTGGCGATCGCCAGCATGCGGGTTTTCAGTTCCGTGCGCCACAGTCGGTCGCCGACGCGAACTCGGCTCGCTACATCCGCCCCGCAAACTTTCCCCAACAGCCGGAAGCTGTTCAGGAAAACGATGGCCCGGCAGAACCCAAGCATGCCAATCTCGACTGGTGCGCGATGACGTATCCCGTGAACGACAACAAGTACACCATTGCCTACTTCGAAGATCCTTCACTGCCTAAGCCCAGACGCTTTTCCGAACGACCTTATGGACGCTTTGGTTCATTTTTTGAAACCGATCTGTTGCCAGACGAGCCTCTCAAAATGACTTACCGGATTCTCGTCTTCCCTGACAATTCCCAGACTTCTGAAAGTCTGCAGAAAGCCTATGACCAGTTCACAGCGACTCTCAAAAAA